One window from the genome of Alkalihalobacillus sp. LMS6 encodes:
- a CDS encoding phage tail tape measure protein — MTYLIQGGRAGTALRAALLSLANPTGQTTKAMEDLGIEVTTADGAMKPLPELIGHINEKLDGMTEAQKTQTVAQLVGREAASGFIALLEQGEDSLAEYADGLRNAEGAAQQMADTQNDTVLGAFDALKSALSDVGISIGQEYLPAVREVIDGATDMVRNFGELDPQLVSMALNFAAVSSGIALATTTIIKLGGAVRGLFAAMGPGGWLIIGLSLLGGAIAAYVMEADKMTEVSLENANAMIESEASLRGQLDRYDELAQKTRLSNDELGLFMDYNTRIANEIDPSRIEALRNEQDQLAEKSGLSNAELNEMVGLNNELIGVLPDASASVTEHGNAILGGTDHLREYNEQQREAIRLELENQRIIAEANYAENLETRKTLTEEIAGHQEKVVETTELIASVDAEILETKKQIGIADAENDGIAKLRLEGHLNGLEDTKQKLLDNKAEEHNIMLEKQGQLEAVELQLAQIDEVDAALAEVILSEVGLNGTREDGIGLLDEAIGKEKEQVAELQTLVGEQGGLNQEVQEEINRRQANIAEYERAKNELQGISGVQLEVNERVNAEAAELDQVNAAYREGTSAIDRKTSAQAGTNAKIEEGTGKAREQTAELGKDVSKNVNVTDNGTIAALDEKARRPVTKLVTFKETNSPNAGRSTDVSGMKRFQRHQGGPVERGAGAYGQFTPVNMLHSGGQAEEDVTQRFRASLERSALFNEVDVRLLRNETVLTESQQANLHRMIQAGQTGGSQPDNSPYFAQMVGLLGGIERAIKEADGDGNVNMRKLGRQLEPFVSEFQAKGVDRLNRWTP; from the coding sequence ATAACATACCTGATACAAGGCGGACGAGCAGGCACCGCGCTTCGTGCGGCGTTACTTTCTCTCGCCAATCCCACCGGTCAGACAACGAAAGCTATGGAAGATCTCGGCATCGAAGTTACGACCGCCGACGGCGCTATGAAACCTCTACCGGAATTAATCGGTCACATAAACGAGAAGCTTGACGGCATGACGGAAGCACAAAAGACGCAAACCGTGGCGCAATTAGTTGGACGAGAAGCCGCGTCAGGATTTATCGCGTTGCTCGAACAAGGCGAAGACAGCCTCGCTGAATATGCGGACGGTCTACGTAATGCCGAGGGCGCAGCGCAACAAATGGCAGACACGCAAAATGACACGGTGTTAGGGGCGTTTGACGCGCTTAAGTCCGCTCTTTCGGACGTTGGTATTTCGATAGGGCAAGAGTATCTGCCCGCGGTTCGGGAAGTAATCGACGGCGCGACGGATATGGTTCGAAATTTTGGCGAATTAGATCCGCAATTAGTGAGTATGGCGTTAAATTTCGCCGCTGTTAGTTCGGGGATCGCGCTCGCTACAACGACAATTATAAAACTAGGGGGCGCAGTTCGCGGTTTATTCGCAGCTATGGGTCCGGGGGGTTGGTTAATTATAGGACTGTCCCTGCTAGGGGGAGCGATCGCGGCGTATGTTATGGAAGCTGATAAAATGACGGAAGTAAGTCTCGAAAATGCTAACGCCATGATCGAGTCAGAAGCGTCACTGCGAGGACAACTTGATCGCTACGATGAGCTTGCGCAAAAGACCCGTCTATCAAACGATGAGCTCGGCTTATTTATGGACTACAACACGCGGATAGCTAACGAGATTGACCCGAGTCGTATCGAAGCTTTACGCAATGAGCAGGACCAGCTCGCGGAGAAGTCCGGACTTTCTAACGCAGAGCTTAACGAGATGGTCGGCTTAAATAACGAGTTAATCGGCGTTCTGCCGGACGCGTCGGCAAGTGTTACCGAGCACGGCAACGCGATATTAGGTGGTACCGATCATCTTCGCGAGTATAACGAACAACAACGTGAGGCGATTCGCCTTGAGCTCGAAAACCAGCGAATTATTGCCGAGGCAAATTACGCGGAGAATTTGGAGACGCGTAAAACGTTAACCGAAGAGATTGCCGGACATCAGGAAAAAGTCGTTGAGACTACCGAACTAATTGCGAGTGTTGATGCGGAAATACTTGAAACGAAGAAACAAATTGGTATAGCTGATGCAGAGAACGACGGAATTGCCAAGCTTAGACTCGAAGGGCACCTAAATGGTTTAGAAGACACGAAGCAAAAACTACTAGACAACAAAGCGGAAGAACACAACATCATGCTCGAAAAGCAAGGACAACTAGAAGCGGTGGAGCTACAGCTAGCACAGATCGATGAAGTAGATGCTGCGTTGGCAGAGGTTATTTTATCCGAAGTAGGTCTTAACGGAACCCGTGAGGATGGAATTGGATTACTCGATGAAGCGATAGGCAAAGAAAAAGAGCAGGTCGCTGAGTTGCAAACCTTAGTAGGCGAGCAAGGTGGGCTCAATCAAGAGGTGCAAGAGGAGATAAACCGCCGCCAAGCGAACATCGCGGAATATGAGCGTGCCAAAAATGAGCTACAAGGTATTTCCGGCGTACAGCTCGAAGTTAACGAACGCGTAAATGCGGAAGCCGCCGAGCTCGACCAAGTTAACGCCGCATACCGCGAAGGCACCTCCGCTATTGACCGTAAGACTTCGGCTCAAGCCGGAACTAACGCGAAGATAGAAGAGGGAACCGGTAAAGCTCGCGAGCAAACGGCGGAACTCGGTAAAGACGTTAGCAAAAACGTTAATGTAACGGATAACGGAACCATCGCGGCTCTCGACGAAAAGGCTAGGCGTCCTGTAACGAAGCTAGTCACGTTTAAAGAAACGAACTCACCTAACGCTGGTCGATCTACGGATGTTTCCGGCATGAAGCGTTTCCAGCGTCACCAAGGCGGACCGGTCGAACGAGGTGCGGGCGCTTACGGACAGTTTACGCCTGTTAACATGCTGCACAGCGGCGGGCAAGCGGAGGAGGACGTGACGCAACGTTTCCGCGCATCACTTGAACGGTCGGCATTATTTAACGAGGTAGACGTCCGTTTGCTCCGTAACGAAACGGTCCTTACGGAATCACAGCAAGCGAACCTTCACCGCATGATTCAAGCGGGTCAGACCGGAGGCTCACAACCGGACAACTCGCCTTACTTTGCGCAGATGGTCGGTTTACTCGGCGGAATCGAGCGCGCTATAAAAGAGGCGGACGGGGATGGTAACGTTAATATGCGTAAGCTTGGACGTCAGCTAGAGCCGTTCGTCAGCGAGTTCCAAGCGAAGGGCGTCGACCGACTCAACCGATGGACGCCGTAG
- a CDS encoding HNH endonuclease has protein sequence MLKQCQQCSTEFESKYKLKKFCSQECKTRSYYKPFTCVICSNVFESKHSDRKYCSHTCRGVSQRKVVNCACDHCGETFERAPNEMKKGKHKHFCSVKCRQAYISYNKGKYSYKWSKVNIPCEVCKEDVERQPSAVRERVFCGSECYAYWLSENRSGENSPTWRGGADPHRGVNWAQIAEEIRERDGYVCAECGSRQLERRHDVHHIIPWRFFDDMDKANDHDNLITLCRSCHSKQESHNWIEVPTDLQHKIVDIC, from the coding sequence ATGTTAAAACAATGTCAACAATGTTCTACTGAATTTGAGTCCAAATATAAATTAAAGAAATTCTGCTCGCAAGAATGTAAAACCAGATCATACTATAAACCATTTACGTGTGTAATATGTTCTAATGTTTTTGAAAGTAAGCATTCTGATCGTAAATACTGTTCGCACACATGTAGAGGTGTTTCTCAGAGAAAAGTGGTTAACTGTGCCTGCGATCACTGCGGAGAAACCTTTGAGAGAGCCCCTAACGAAATGAAAAAAGGGAAACACAAACACTTCTGCTCTGTAAAATGCAGGCAGGCTTATATATCCTACAATAAAGGAAAATACAGTTATAAGTGGTCTAAAGTGAATATTCCTTGTGAGGTATGTAAAGAAGATGTGGAAAGACAACCTAGCGCTGTGAGAGAAAGAGTGTTTTGTGGAAGTGAATGTTATGCGTATTGGTTGTCGGAGAATAGATCAGGCGAAAACAGTCCTACATGGCGAGGCGGAGCAGACCCGCATAGAGGAGTTAATTGGGCACAAATAGCAGAAGAAATAAGAGAGCGCGACGGTTATGTTTGTGCAGAATGTGGTTCGAGGCAACTTGAACGTAGGCATGACGTACATCACATTATACCGTGGCGCTTTTTTGATGACATGGACAAAGCTAATGACCATGATAATTTAATTACTTTATGTAGAAGTTGTCACAGTAAACAAGAATCTCATAATTGGATTGAGGTTCCTACTGATTTACAACATAAAATAGTGGACATATGCTAA
- a CDS encoding phage tail tape measure protein, which produces MANAGDIVARLRLENDDFRRGAEAAKQDMDQMSAKAQEASASISTIQKISGAAFAGVTATIGTSVAMAANFEQGMARVKGITGATDGEFAALEDTARSLGRSTRFTTQQAAEGMSYLAMAGFDTNQIISSMPGVLNLASAAQLDLGSSADIVSNIMTGFGLSADETGRAVDVLVETMTSANTDLPQLGHAMKFVAPVAAALGLDIEDTATAIAKMSDAGNLIAA; this is translated from the coding sequence ATGGCGAATGCAGGCGATATTGTCGCAAGGCTTCGACTAGAGAACGATGATTTCAGACGCGGAGCAGAAGCGGCGAAACAGGACATGGACCAAATGTCGGCAAAAGCGCAGGAAGCGTCGGCGTCGATAAGTACGATACAGAAAATATCCGGTGCGGCTTTTGCGGGTGTAACGGCAACGATCGGGACGTCCGTAGCGATGGCGGCAAACTTTGAACAGGGGATGGCGCGAGTTAAAGGGATAACGGGCGCTACTGACGGAGAATTCGCGGCGCTTGAAGATACCGCGAGATCGCTCGGGCGGTCGACACGATTTACAACGCAACAAGCAGCGGAGGGCATGAGCTACCTCGCGATGGCAGGATTCGACACAAATCAAATAATTTCGTCAATGCCGGGCGTATTAAACCTCGCAAGCGCGGCGCAATTAGACTTAGGTAGTTCCGCGGATATCGTATCGAATATTATGACGGGATTCGGATTGTCCGCAGATGAGACGGGAAGAGCCGTTGACGTACTCGTAGAAACGATGACGAGCGCAAATACGGACCTACCTCAGTTGGGTCACGCGATGAAATTCGTCGCTCCGGTAGCGGCGGCATTAGGTTTAGATATCGAGGATACAGCAACAGCTATAGCGAAAATGTCGGATGCCGGTAATCTTATTGCCGCTTAG
- a CDS encoding minor capsid protein, protein MRVMDLITFIRAEVPGQYYANKLPPTGEHVLASCASVTIHPGGTYDEWTGKREPSFQILVRGEPYGDPEAEARAYQIFSALQNRRDVQVGADSLSIIRPVGSAPFYIGADDNNQPIYSMNFNTIIRGGVL, encoded by the coding sequence ATGCGTGTGATGGACTTAATAACGTTTATCCGAGCGGAAGTACCCGGTCAGTATTACGCGAATAAATTACCGCCTACGGGCGAGCACGTGCTGGCGAGTTGCGCTTCAGTAACGATTCACCCCGGCGGGACTTACGATGAGTGGACGGGCAAGCGAGAGCCATCGTTTCAGATATTAGTGCGCGGTGAACCTTACGGTGATCCCGAAGCAGAGGCGCGGGCTTATCAAATATTTAGCGCATTACAAAATAGAAGAGACGTACAGGTTGGCGCTGACTCACTATCGATTATTCGACCGGTGGGCTCGGCGCCTTTTTATATTGGCGCGGATGACAACAACCAGCCGATTTACTCAATGAATTTCAATACGATTATCCGAGGAGGAGTTTTATAA
- a CDS encoding DUF5309 family protein: protein MAMVKTYDFQDQVRSLEEGISLIIDDAPTLLGLVGINGAPLTQTKYEWMSDNLNSNRANLASSVDDAETVLSVIESDGEKFRVNAVLVAGEEYMKVTAVNGDSVTVERGFDDTPSAALVAGDEIRIVSRPQLQGAGPGQDESHDRYTDYNYTQIIERYAAVANTQQAVNTHNVTNELQYQVELRMKELSREMNDWLIYGRRLSGTRGVPSMTGGLLYFADKKGSAKENLGGEEISAKKVNDLMEKVYQRGGNVNTILTNTAGARQFSKLAGDSIRTERTDQATGHRISTFVSDITGGNEATVIVDPNFPKNKVALFDRSILSLSPLQTRALYDTDATLPGADYVSRQIRGEYGVTVKNAKEKIAILENISTSVG from the coding sequence ATGGCAATGGTAAAAACATACGACTTTCAAGATCAGGTACGATCATTAGAAGAAGGTATTTCTTTAATTATCGACGACGCACCTACTCTTCTAGGTTTGGTAGGAATTAACGGAGCGCCTTTAACGCAAACAAAATACGAGTGGATGTCAGATAACCTTAACTCTAACCGCGCTAACCTCGCGTCTAGCGTAGATGATGCTGAAACGGTTTTATCCGTTATTGAATCCGACGGAGAGAAGTTCCGTGTCAATGCAGTACTAGTTGCTGGTGAAGAGTATATGAAAGTAACCGCAGTTAACGGCGATTCTGTCACTGTAGAACGTGGTTTTGATGACACTCCATCCGCTGCTCTTGTAGCAGGCGATGAAATTAGAATTGTATCTCGTCCTCAATTACAAGGCGCTGGTCCAGGTCAGGATGAGTCGCATGATCGATACACTGATTACAACTACACGCAAATTATCGAAAGATATGCAGCAGTAGCTAATACTCAACAAGCTGTTAATACTCATAATGTAACAAACGAATTGCAATATCAGGTAGAGTTGCGTATGAAAGAACTTTCGCGTGAAATGAACGATTGGTTAATTTATGGTCGTCGTTTGTCTGGAACTCGCGGCGTTCCTTCTATGACGGGAGGTCTTCTGTATTTTGCGGACAAAAAAGGTTCGGCTAAAGAGAATTTAGGTGGTGAAGAGATTAGCGCGAAAAAAGTAAACGATCTAATGGAGAAGGTTTACCAGCGCGGCGGAAATGTGAATACAATCCTTACGAATACGGCTGGCGCGCGTCAATTCTCGAAACTAGCAGGAGATTCTATTCGTACGGAGCGTACTGACCAAGCGACTGGACACCGCATCTCGACGTTTGTGTCTGATATTACAGGCGGAAATGAGGCGACTGTAATTGTTGACCCTAACTTCCCTAAAAATAAAGTTGCGTTATTTGACCGCTCTATCTTGTCATTAAGCCCACTACAAACCCGTGCTCTCTACGATACGGATGCTACTTTGCCAGGTGCTGACTACGTGTCACGTCAAATCCGTGGTGAATATGGGGTTACAGTTAAAAACGCAAAAGAAAAGATTGCTATTCTCGAAAATATCTCAACTAGCGTAGGCTAA
- a CDS encoding DUF4355 domain-containing protein gives MAIEETEQIEATEAQAKVNDETTVEEPENKPETKTFTQEEVNAMIADRLGREKKKYADYDDVKAKASEFEKQAEERRLAEMSEKEKAEELAKKYESEREELAGQLEAFKKQVEQEKVKNAFITKAQAAGISYIDDAHALADLSAVQVTDEGVAGIDEVISALIENKPFLVAQPKVEQKQIGGPSNHGAPSEVKTLEAQLDEAKKSKNMSKVIELSNKIKQFTRGN, from the coding sequence ATGGCAATAGAAGAGACGGAACAAATCGAAGCTACAGAAGCACAGGCGAAGGTGAACGATGAAACTACGGTTGAGGAACCGGAAAATAAGCCGGAAACAAAAACGTTCACACAAGAAGAAGTAAACGCGATGATCGCAGACCGCTTAGGACGCGAAAAGAAAAAATACGCAGACTATGACGACGTAAAGGCGAAGGCAAGCGAGTTTGAGAAACAGGCGGAAGAACGAAGGCTTGCGGAGATGTCCGAGAAAGAGAAAGCCGAAGAATTAGCGAAGAAATACGAGAGTGAGCGCGAGGAACTTGCTGGACAGTTAGAAGCTTTTAAAAAGCAAGTCGAGCAGGAGAAGGTTAAAAATGCGTTCATCACTAAGGCGCAAGCAGCCGGAATTTCTTATATCGATGACGCGCACGCACTGGCAGACTTATCCGCGGTGCAAGTGACTGATGAAGGCGTTGCGGGAATCGATGAGGTAATATCCGCGCTGATTGAAAATAAACCGTTTCTAGTTGCGCAACCAAAAGTCGAACAAAAACAAATTGGCGGACCAAGTAATCACGGAGCGCCATCAGAAGTAAAAACGCTCGAAGCCCAACTTGACGAGGCTAAAAAAAGTAAAAATATGAGCAAGGTTATTGAGTTAAGTAATAAAATCAAACAATTTACTAGGGGGAACTAA
- a CDS encoding phage minor capsid protein, whose product MSNRYNREKPRYQAQTAELANAYKTATSRILNELQRLDVTDMSRQQSAAALANVSRQLKQLDADSAKWAETNIPIAAQQGVERAIITLGDARSLSEAGGIVRFNRANDNAIADAILDTQKDLLAVTQNIDRRTKQVVRHVTGESIRENMAAGVNGRKTLRADILAKLQVELADAIDTGIIDAGGRRWKPGHYVDMLSRTKMAEIYDIANMNEGIMRGALYAVISSHGAIDACRFYEGTIMRLTAEAPGDYPTYDELKASQQIWHPNCRHTFSVIRNPDILPEEIRGEAIAKDELAQRALATGERNPMIDEDFSSMTTGEILSI is encoded by the coding sequence ATGAGTAATCGTTATAACCGCGAAAAGCCTCGTTACCAAGCGCAGACCGCCGAACTAGCTAATGCATACAAGACGGCGACGTCCCGCATACTCAACGAGTTACAGCGATTGGACGTTACGGATATGTCGCGCCAGCAGTCAGCCGCAGCACTCGCAAATGTCTCGCGCCAACTAAAGCAACTAGACGCTGATAGCGCGAAATGGGCGGAAACAAATATACCGATTGCGGCGCAACAAGGCGTGGAGCGCGCCATCATAACGCTAGGAGATGCGCGTAGCTTATCGGAGGCAGGCGGTATAGTAAGATTCAACCGCGCCAATGATAACGCGATAGCTGACGCAATACTCGATACGCAAAAGGATTTGCTTGCAGTTACACAAAATATCGACCGCCGAACGAAGCAGGTTGTACGTCACGTAACTGGCGAGTCTATACGCGAAAACATGGCGGCAGGGGTAAACGGCAGAAAGACGTTAAGAGCCGATATTTTAGCGAAGCTACAAGTAGAGTTAGCCGACGCTATCGATACCGGCATTATAGACGCGGGCGGTAGACGGTGGAAGCCGGGGCATTACGTAGACATGCTGTCTCGAACGAAGATGGCGGAAATATATGATATAGCGAATATGAACGAAGGTATTATGCGCGGTGCTCTCTACGCGGTTATATCGAGTCACGGCGCTATCGACGCTTGCCGATTTTACGAGGGGACGATCATGCGGTTAACAGCGGAAGCGCCCGGTGATTACCCGACTTATGACGAGCTAAAAGCGTCGCAGCAGATTTGGCATCCGAATTGCCGTCACACGTTTAGCGTTATCCGTAATCCGGACATCTTACCTGAGGAAATACGCGGAGAAGCGATCGCAAAGGATGAATTAGCGCAACGGGCGTTGGCGACGGGTGAACGTAATCCGATGATTGACGAAGATTTTAGCAGCATGACAACCGGAGAGATTTTAAGTATTTAA
- a CDS encoding phage portal protein — MAGIFKTGAQFPPESSIERLAKYERGRKIFAGKTYEVFDRASDILKDTPAAPQLEKLYIAVNLMDVLITKPADMLVGEAPVFETGKPDNSPEQVAMNRIVEENDLAQMVHETTVGNGFRGDAFYKTYFDYRQDFSELTEIPDGVTKEPIIESQNPSYVFPELSRGSTKKFKAVNIAYVEWVETGKDEIPYLVVERHVPGEIQHSRYKLQFSEGSVDVKYGVPITIYRIGDAVNTGRESDVEFTGVPRILVHHAPYKTTDETWEGISGVEKLESVLAAIQDRLVQIDYILWKHSDPTAYGPDLEGAHGDSVQFGGKYIPIEENDATPGYMTWDGQLDAAFKELDYLLGLVYQMSETPQWLFGTTITAGDKGGTGTSHTDGAAIRARFMPILSKVKRIRVHVDKALREAVWTAMELDNYANEDVEGFEPYTAVYPKIRWNDGLPRNEKEEAEIMAIRTGNKPTLDVRSAIKKQDDVDDEKATEVIARIKKDEEDAYGTVDASIFNLPEPVADE, encoded by the coding sequence ATGGCGGGCATATTTAAAACAGGCGCACAATTTCCGCCGGAGTCCTCTATCGAACGTTTGGCGAAATATGAGCGAGGTCGCAAGATATTCGCGGGTAAGACTTACGAAGTATTCGACCGTGCTAGCGATATTTTAAAAGACACGCCAGCCGCGCCTCAATTAGAGAAGTTGTACATCGCGGTTAACTTAATGGACGTACTTATTACAAAACCCGCGGACATGCTCGTCGGGGAAGCGCCGGTATTTGAGACGGGTAAGCCCGACAACTCTCCGGAACAAGTCGCGATGAACCGTATCGTAGAGGAAAACGACCTCGCGCAGATGGTACATGAAACGACGGTCGGCAACGGTTTCCGAGGAGATGCGTTTTATAAGACGTATTTCGATTACCGCCAAGATTTCAGCGAGCTTACGGAGATACCCGACGGTGTCACTAAAGAGCCGATAATTGAGTCGCAGAATCCATCTTACGTGTTCCCGGAGCTTTCACGCGGATCAACGAAGAAGTTTAAGGCGGTCAATATCGCATATGTAGAGTGGGTTGAAACAGGAAAAGACGAAATCCCTTATCTCGTTGTTGAGCGTCATGTGCCAGGCGAAATCCAACACTCACGGTACAAGCTTCAATTTTCCGAGGGAAGCGTAGACGTTAAATATGGCGTGCCGATTACAATTTATCGAATTGGAGATGCGGTCAATACTGGTCGAGAATCAGACGTCGAGTTTACGGGAGTTCCACGGATTCTCGTACACCACGCGCCGTATAAAACAACGGATGAAACGTGGGAAGGGATAAGCGGAGTTGAAAAGCTAGAATCCGTTTTAGCTGCGATACAAGATCGACTTGTACAGATTGATTACATCTTATGGAAGCATAGCGATCCGACTGCTTATGGTCCTGACTTAGAAGGGGCGCACGGAGATTCGGTACAATTTGGTGGTAAATATATTCCGATAGAGGAGAACGATGCTACACCTGGATATATGACGTGGGACGGTCAGCTAGACGCGGCTTTTAAGGAGCTCGACTATTTGCTCGGATTAGTCTATCAAATGTCGGAAACCCCGCAGTGGTTATTCGGCACAACGATCACCGCCGGCGATAAAGGCGGAACAGGCACGTCTCACACGGACGGTGCGGCTATCCGAGCGCGGTTTATGCCGATACTCTCCAAGGTTAAGAGAATTCGCGTCCACGTCGATAAGGCACTGCGCGAGGCGGTGTGGACTGCGATGGAGCTCGATAATTACGCGAACGAGGACGTAGAGGGGTTTGAGCCGTATACCGCGGTTTACCCAAAAATACGATGGAATGACGGCTTACCTCGTAACGAGAAGGAAGAAGCCGAAATTATGGCGATCCGTACCGGTAACAAGCCGACTTTAGACGTACGAAGCGCGATCAAAAAGCAAGACGACGTTGACGACGAGAAAGCCACGGAAGTTATCGCGCGAATTAAAAAGGACGAAGAGGACGCTTACGGAACGGTAGATGCGTCTATTTTTAATTTGCCGGAGCCCGTAGCGGATGAGTAA
- a CDS encoding phBC6A51 family helix-turn-helix protein: MPRKTKAQLAASLTGQQRLAALLVVEKELAPTEMQKTHDQIAEQVGVTRNTIYEWRTQNPDYIAYSAILADEFFKSHLTTVYKQHMKLIDATQPSTKAIELWYRKHGMLTDKTVVEEIDSRADSNEDIEKETAELEAQLNEEEAE, encoded by the coding sequence ATGCCAAGAAAGACGAAAGCACAACTAGCAGCGTCCTTAACAGGTCAGCAACGTTTAGCCGCTTTGTTAGTCGTAGAAAAAGAACTTGCCCCTACCGAAATGCAGAAAACTCACGATCAAATAGCGGAGCAAGTTGGGGTAACGCGAAACACAATTTATGAATGGCGTACGCAAAATCCAGATTATATTGCTTATTCGGCAATTCTAGCAGACGAGTTTTTTAAATCCCATCTTACGACGGTTTATAAACAGCATATGAAGCTAATCGACGCAACTCAGCCGTCTACGAAAGCAATTGAACTATGGTATCGCAAGCACGGAATGCTAACGGATAAGACTGTCGTAGAAGAAATTGATTCGCGCGCAGACTCTAACGAAGATATCGAAAAAGAAACTGCGGAATTAGAAGCGCAATTAAACGAAGAGGAGGCGGAATAA
- the terL gene encoding phage terminase large subunit, whose protein sequence is MELNREARQERINVLEAHLRKLIELIKAQKHTDYHVDQMRKYREELTKLKRIHRAEVDMLYFFYEYFSEARNPGNPDNLVPTTAVDLNDAPDFHRKLSSILDSVSNRNKTARIAWAASRGHAKSAYLSNAFPVHEIVYQKRRMILIISETNAGSIKFIKWVAGQLKFNLKLREDFGEVLYEQKTRNEKDSETAFVTTTGIKMEATSLGTQIRGFRNGSQRPDLVLLDDLESLDSNNTPELRAKAKNWLNQDLMPAGDPTKTAFIFMGTLVHFDSLLNYVLNERRDFIRNSFPALISQPKRRDLWAEFERIYKEYEPSDAEIEEMLEDESEDALSTPNAKAAISYYNENKADMDEGVEVLWENRFPMPALMIEKLNIGMRAFNTEFMNNPIDEDSQIFKPESFTYYAGDINFTHRDYYFYMGIDFAMGKQRGDYSACITVAKHKKTGKIYVVDAYGERVHPDVFMRDIVGKVAQFQPDGIAAESQMAQEFFVHKLREALKTIGYPAHNRVKNIQQRSRKELRIEALLPDIENGNILFKRDHQLLLEQFERYGSNWHDDLPDGLEMAVSIGKKPRARLITKPAYL, encoded by the coding sequence ATGGAGCTTAATCGTGAAGCGCGGCAGGAACGTATAAACGTGCTTGAAGCGCACTTGCGAAAATTAATCGAATTAATTAAAGCGCAGAAACATACCGACTATCACGTTGACCAAATGCGGAAGTATCGCGAAGAGCTGACGAAGCTTAAACGTATTCACCGCGCTGAGGTCGATATGCTTTACTTTTTCTACGAATACTTTTCGGAAGCACGCAACCCCGGCAATCCCGATAACTTGGTGCCGACGACCGCGGTAGACCTTAACGACGCGCCGGACTTCCACCGAAAACTATCGTCGATCTTAGACTCGGTATCGAACCGTAATAAGACCGCTAGAATCGCGTGGGCAGCTTCGCGTGGTCATGCTAAGTCAGCGTATCTATCAAACGCGTTTCCGGTGCATGAGATCGTCTATCAAAAGCGCCGAATGATCCTTATTATATCGGAGACTAACGCAGGGTCGATTAAATTTATAAAGTGGGTCGCGGGACAGCTTAAGTTTAATCTGAAATTACGCGAGGACTTTGGCGAGGTATTATACGAACAGAAGACGCGCAACGAAAAAGACTCGGAAACCGCGTTTGTTACTACGACCGGAATCAAGATGGAAGCGACGTCGCTCGGAACGCAGATTCGAGGGTTCCGTAACGGCTCGCAGCGACCTGACTTAGTTTTATTGGATGATTTAGAGTCATTAGACTCGAATAACACGCCAGAACTACGGGCAAAAGCGAAAAACTGGCTCAACCAAGATTTAATGCCGGCGGGCGATCCTACTAAGACCGCGTTTATCTTTATGGGTACACTAGTCCACTTTGACAGTCTTTTAAACTACGTCTTAAATGAACGGCGCGACTTTATCCGAAATAGTTTTCCCGCGTTAATCAGTCAGCCAAAGCGTAGAGATCTATGGGCGGAATTTGAGCGTATTTACAAAGAGTACGAACCGAGCGACGCAGAGATAGAGGAAATGCTTGAAGATGAATCGGAGGACGCGTTATCAACGCCAAACGCGAAAGCGGCAATTTCGTACTACAACGAGAACAAGGCGGACATGGACGAGGGCGTCGAGGTACTTTGGGAAAATAGATTTCCGATGCCCGCGCTAATGATTGAGAAATTAAACATTGGCATGCGCGCCTTTAATACGGAGTTTATGAATAATCCAATCGACGAAGATTCGCAGATATTTAAGCCGGAGTCATTTACGTACTATGCTGGCGATATTAATTTCACACACCGCGACTATTATTTTTATATGGGAATAGACTTTGCGATGGGTAAACAACGAGGCGACTACTCCGCCTGTATAACGGTAGCAAAGCATAAAAAGACCGGGAAGATTTACGTAGTTGACGCGTATGGAGAACGAGTTCACCCGGACGTATTTATGCGGGATATAGTCGGAAAGGTTGCGCAGTTCCAGCCGGACGGTATCGCAGCAGAGTCGCAGATGGCGCAGGAGTTTTTCGTACATAAGTTGCGAGAAGCGCTAAAGACGATCGGTTATCCCGCACATAACCGCGTTAAGAACATTCAGCAACGATCGCGAAAGGAATTGCGTATAGAAGCACTTTTACCTGATATCGAAAACGGAAATATCCTTTTTAAACGCGACCATCAATTGCTATTAGAGCAGTTCGAACGTTACGGATCAAATTGGCACGATGATTTACCCGATGGACTCGAAATGGCAGTATCCATAGGTAAGAAACCGCGAGCGAGGCTTATTACAAAGCCCGCTTATTTGTGA